The Eschrichtius robustus isolate mEscRob2 chromosome 16, mEscRob2.pri, whole genome shotgun sequence DNA segment CTCGGCCGCCGCCCCCGACACAGTCCTGAGAGGGTCTACGAAGCGGGCCTCGCTCACCAGGATTGCCTGGGTCAGAGGGTGGGGAGACGAGCCCGTCCCAGTGGTGGGGGTCCGTGTGGGGTTTGGGTGGTCCTGTGTCCACACGGAGCGGGCTCCACGTCCGGCGGGAGCGCTGCCGAGCCCCTCGGTGCTCTGTGTGCTCTTACACGGTTCCGCAGACGTCTCAGGGGGTACGTAGCTACGGTAGCGCGGTGACCGTCGTTTACTAACCACCCCCTCTGTGGACACTGGCTTCTGAATCTTTGCCGTCGTGGGTGCTTTTGGGTCCTGAGTGTGAAGCTGTGCAGTCAGGGCCGCCCCGGTGGTTCTGTGCGTCCTCGGCTTGCCTGGACGGGGCACGGCCTCTGCCAGGCTCTCCTGCGAGCGCTTGTCACCACGCTGCCCTGTGGTCCCGTCTGACTCGGATGCTGACCTCTTGGGAACTGTCGTCTTGGGCTGCGTCTTCTGAAGGGCCGCAGCACGCTGACTTGTAACCCTGAAGGCACATGAGACGTGACCGCCCCACACCCTTcgtgtcagcctgctggtgggggggcgggaggggcaCGTGGCTCTCTAGCCCTTTCCACTCGGCCAGTCGCTCCCTGCCTCATGCCCACCGGCAGGACCCGGCCTTTTCGGGCCTTCCTGGCTGCGTACGTGTCCGCTCCAGTCCCCGTGCTACGCAGACCGGGGACCGAGGGGCCGGGTGCGGCAGCGTGGCTGACGCTGCACGCGGACCCCCGGTCCCTCACGGGTCCTGCCTGGCGTGGGGGCCCTGGCTCACAAGGTGGCGACTTCCtgcttcttctccctcctccctccttccctctgagTGTCTGCATAGACTTTTAATTCCACGCTCACTGTCTTTTTTACGCTCAGATAGTCCCAAGCGAGGCTGAGGGGAGCCCCCCCCTGGCAGTCAGCTCCCGGTCCTGTTGACACGACCCATTCATCTTCTagctctttcttgctttctggtgAAGAGAGATGCCTGAGGCCACGTCTCTAAGGAACCCTGACCCTTCGAGTGACCCTCTGTAGATCTGGAAACTTCCTGTGTGCACAGGTGACGGGCAGTCCCCGCGGGTCTGGCAGCTGGCCGTCGTGAGCAGGCCCCTTCCCGTTCCACCACTTGCTGTTGCCTCTTTCTTGATAAAAAGTTTTTCTAAAAAAACCCAGCATTTTTTACAAGTCCACATTATCTGACTGCTTTGCTTTCTCTTTACCTTCCTGCTGTGGCTCGGCCCCGGCATGCAGTGCTCTGCGTTAGTGACCCGACTGCTGGAGGTCAGAGATTGGGCATGAAGGCCAGTGTCGGGCTGCCCCCGTGAAAGCCGGGCCCCATGGGCTCGGTGCCGCCgggggctgtgtgtgtgcgtgtgcgtgtgcacgcgTGCGCGTGCGCATGCGGAGCGGCACCGCATGGGCTGAGCTCACCTCCACTGCTGTGAGGGCGTGTCTTGTAAAAGCAGGATTTGCTGTGTGAGTTCTGAGAGCCCGAGGCTCCTGGGCTAGAGCATCCGCACAGCCCGGCTTCTGAAGGAAACTCGGGACGCGGGACGGGGCCTGCTCCTCGGGGGTCAGCGCGTCACGCTGTTAGGAGCTGCCCAGGGCCAGTCCCGCCGGCCCGCCCGCGCGGAGAGTGAAGGGCCGCGGCGGCCACTGGAGGGCGCCCCGCGAACACGCCTGCTCGGAGGCTGGCGGTCGGTCACCCAGCCGCCCGTTATCCTGCTTAGAACCTAAAAGCGCAGTCAGTCCATCGGCGTCCTGCCTCATGGGCTCACGTGCTGGGGAGGCCGGGCGGTTTTGCAGTggccctgccccctctccccgtGGAACAGCTGAGAAACCCACAGGCGTGAAGGAAGCGTGGGTTCTCGGTGTCCAGGGCGAGGAGTGTTGACAGATGGCACAGCCGTGCAAGCAGCCCTCTGAGCAGCCCTGGCCTCGCGGGAGCCCTGAGCGAGGCCAGTGGGTGTCTGTCCCCTTGGGAGCGTTGTGTGCGTGACGTGCAGAGCGGGAGTGAGGTGCTCTGTCACCGTCTGTACTGTGGCTCTGGCCCCGCAGTGACGCAGGCATGTGGGACCCGACCGCCGCTGGCCCCGTGGACGCACCACGGGCCCTCGGACGGCTCGGCGGCTGACCCACGTAGGGCTTACGGGCCCCCGTGGCCACGGGTGTCCAGACCCACGTGGTGCAGGGTCAGCTGTGCAGAGGACAGAGGAGCCCCGGAGTAACTGAAGAGGCTGGGGTTCAAGTCATGACAGGAAAAACCTGTTTTTGTGATACTTTCTGCTGTTTGCCGGCATGTCACACACCCCTGGGAATACACACATAAGAATTCAGAAATTGGCTAATAACGATCAAATACTTTAATCTTCAAACCTGTGGGTCTTCTTCAGCAGTTTCCTCTTTCTCAGACACATATGCAGCAATTCAGGCCATCTGGGTGGATGTAACAGGTTAGAAATGAGAAAGCCCCCAAATTTCCCAACTGATTTTAAATTCAAGAACTTGATGTGTAGTTTAACTTCTTAATGACTTATTCCTGGTTTATCCTTTGtcaagtgcctttttttttttttaatttatttatttttggctgtgttgggtctttgttgctgtgcacgggctttctctagttgcagcgattgggggctgctcttcgttgcggtgcgtgggcttctcatcgcaccggcttctcttgttgcagagcacgggctctaggcgcgtgggcttcagtagttgagggcatgcaggctcagtagttgtggcacgtgggctcagtagttgtggctcacaggctcagtagctgtggcgcatgggcttagttgctccacggcatgtgggatcttcctggaccagggctcaaacccatgtcccctgcattggcaggcggattcttaaccactgcgccaccagggaagcccctcaagtgCTTTTTATAAAGGAACAAATGTTTGATATCTTGATATATCTGCCACAATTAGCAGAAAACCCAGTTTCGTACAATAAGTTTTATAACCTTCATGAAATAAATTCAAGGTTAAACTCACCTTTTGGAATCTTAAATAATGAAGCATGGCAAGGTAGGTGAGCTTTTGTCTATTGACAAAAATAAGATCGTTAACTTTAAAATCATAGTCAAGAAGTGTCCGTAGCAGAATTAACGACCTTAGAACATAAACTGGAAAACTTCTGGTATCTTGCAAAAGCATTTGAAGAATATAGGATTGGTTAGTTAAGAAAACAGgattgaggggacttccctgctggtccagtggttaggattctgcttccactgcagggggcacgggttcgatccctggtcagggcactaagatcccacatgccgtgtggccaaaataaataaattaattaaaacacacaGATTTTTGAAAAAAGGATTGAGTGTACCATTCACCTTGGCTTTTTCCAAGtagttcctcctcctcttctaaaTGGCTCGAGTCTATGGCCATACCACCCCGAACCCAAAAATCAAAACGGCTCAAAAATTCACTGCATTTTCTGGCAATGTGGCAGGAGTACTGGGAATCAAACCAAACATACTGGGACAGCAGGAAGTGACCGAGGTGAATTCCGCGTGAGATCGTAAAGCAAATGTCCACAGAAAGTAGGCTCTGTGTCGTGGCACCAGCGGCCGAGGCGAAGATGGGCTTGTTCCTTGAGGTGCGGGGGCCCTAGGGGGGGATCCAAGATGCGGCAGGAGCAGCAGAGGGGCCTGCACCTGAGACCCCAGTATGTCCCTCTGTCACGTCTCGGGGCCCTCTGTCACCAGTAGAGGTGGACGCCGGGACGGGGGAGGGACAGAAACGCGCGGCTGCCGCTGTCTGACACCTCCCCACCCAGGAGGCACCCCGAGACTGGACAGCTTGCAACCAAAGCCACTGAGAAACTGATAAGAAATAAAGTGATTTCAGGCCCCCTGTGCTGTTTGGGGAAGACCAGCTGGGCTGAGCAGTGCAGGACTGCAGGCAGAGATCTGGGCGCTGGGGGTTTACCTTTTCCCAGGAGCCCTGGGAGCAAAGAGCTGAAagggaggcggggggaggggctgCCGTACCTGCCGGGACCCTGCGGGGCGCCCTCAGCACAGCCCACTGCGATCCGTCATCGTCATCGTCATCTTCATCTTCATCGTTGATGGTTGGGGCAGCTGCTGAAGGAGCCGAGGGGATGGGGAACTTGAAGACAAATCCCACCACAGCCTGGGGCCCTGGAGGCGGCTGTGCTCTTGTCAGCGACCGGAGCCGCCCAGAGACCTCTTCAGTCCCTCCCGCCCCATCCCTGAGTTTTAGTGCCCAGAACCGTCCCCAGGGCCACATCGGGCGGGGCGGGGACCATTCCCGGCGTCCAGTGTGTGTCTGTGATTCTGCACAGGCTCTTCAGCCGGGAGGGGAAACAGTCTGCACGTAGAAAAGCAAGGCAGCTCACTCAGGGCTCAGTTTCCCAAGAGACTGGGACCAAATGGGGCGATTTCCCTGGTAGATGCCACAGAAAAGAGCCAGCCTCCTCCTCGGGGCAGCTAGGTGGTCAGAAGTGAACACGCGTGTATTTATGTGGCAGAagcccaggggctggggcagcgCACACCATCACATTCATCTTTCCTCAGAAAGGTACCCTCGTACCTTTGCTGCGAACTTGAAAAACGAATCTTTGTTTCTAGGGAGTTTGGGGGTTTCAGAACTGAGGGTCAGAGGGTTGTGGGGCGGTAATTTCTTCGTGAAgacttggggtgggggaagggaggctcCTCTGAGCCCCGCCCCGTCTGGTCAGGTCGTCTGGTCTGCACCGTCCGTCTGTCTGTCCTGGGAGTGGGCAGCACCCTTGTGGCCCCGGTGACGCCCACCCGTCCAAATCCCTCTTTCCCGTCGGCAGGCCTATCGGCTTTCGGGTTAGGTTAGAAATCCTAACAGCACTTTTCTTCCTTCGGTTTATTTACTCTTGTGCACACTTTGGGGACTTGTTTAGGACAGACCCACGCTGGCCCAGCGACAGCGGACGTGACCCGGGGGCACACCTGGGGGCAGGAGAGGCCCCGTCTGACTCTTCTCCCACCACGTCCACGTGGACGCCAAGTCGCCAGCAGCCCCGGCCCCGCGAGCCCACCACCCACCCATCCCCCGAATGCGCTTCCGTGTGTCTCCTTCATTTTAATACCTTCTGACTTTCCTACCAAACGTCTCTTCATAAACAACAAAACAAGAGGGAGGGGGGATGGAGTATTTTAACAATACGAAGTATAAATAGTGGCGTTAGATTTTCATCACTCATTTGAAAGCCAGACATGAGGCTGAGGGAAGCAGGCTGCTGCAGGCGTGGACCTGAAAGGCGCCGCAGGAGACAAGCGCACGCCCCGCGGGCGGCCAGGTGCCCCGATGGCACAGCCCATCCTCACACCTGGCACCCGCTGCTCGGACATCATGGCCTTGGCCTGAGGGTGGCTTCTTGTGGGAGGACACGGGAAGCTCCAAGGGGACTCGGGGACTCGCCTGGTTCTGCCTGGTctcctggggagagggagggagggagcgggtGATGCAGGGCCGGCGAGTCTCCTGGATGCCAGacccgggagggagcggggggcCCGGCCACTGCGGGCTGTGCCTTCTGCCACGCGCCGTCTGCCCCTCGGTTGGCCGAGGCCCGAGGAGCAGCGTCTACGCCATCGCCGGCTGTGCCCCCGCTTCGTCCAAGGAGCAGCTCTGGTGCCCACGTTGCAGCTTCTTCATCAGCCGCCGGAGTTTGCCGGGGAAGTTTCTGTCGATGTGGCGGTAAAGAAGCGGCACCACAGCGCTGCTGGCGAAGGCCAGGAACCTGGACAGGTCCTCGGCGAGGAGAAGCGTCCCCAGGTGGTGCCCGTCCACTGGCCTCCCCCGCGCAGCCAGGACCGTGCGCCCCAGGAGCGTCAGGTAGTGGGGCGTCCAGAGCCCGAACTGCACACACACGGTGGCCACCAGCAGCCTGTGCGCCGAGGGGTCCGGCTGGCCCGCGTCCCGGTCGAGCGGCGTGTCCTCCTTCCGGATCCGCGTGAGGAGCACGAGCGCGTACAGCACGGCCAGGCCGGGCACCAGGTACCCGCTGAGCAGCATGATGGCGTCGGCCGCCTCCGTGTCCCGCACCTGGGAGCACTCGGCCAGCCTGGCAGCCACGTGGCTGCAGATGTAGAAGAGCAGGGAGGAGAAGCCGGTGAGCAGGGCGCCGCCCCACACGAAGCCGCACACGTGCCTGGTGTTGTAGACGCTCGACATGTAGGTGCGCGGCAGCGCCCGCTCGATGTAGCAGTCGAGGCCCAGCAGCGCCGTGGAGTACAGGGTCACCAGCGCCGCCACGTTGAACAGCACCAGCAGCGTGACGTGGACCTCGCTGCCCACGTCCCACACGGCCCAGCCGGCAGCGCCGGGGCCCAGCAGGTGCGCAGGCGCCAGGGCGCTGAGCACCAGGCCGGCCGCGGCCATGTTGGCGAAGTAGACGTCGGGCATGGTCATGCCGCCCGGGTCGTGCAGGTTGACCAGCAGCAGCAGGGCGTTGTAGCCGAGGCCGAGGGGGACGCCGACAAGCAGGTAGAGCAGCGAGAGGGCGGACAGGGCCCGCTGGACGTGCTGGCAGGGGAGCTGGTCCTCGCCGCCCGTGCCGTTGAGCGGGCAGCTCCACATGGCGGGCTGTGGGGAGAGCAGCGCGTGAGTCCTCCCCTCCACCAGACctgggcccctccctgccccctgaaCCAGCTGGGACGGCCGGAAACTGTGCTGCGTGTTTTCTGTGACCCCGAGGTGGCACGGCTGCAAGCTGTGAGGACCCTACCGGCCACGGGAGCCTCCCTGGCCCTGTTTGCCAGCGAAACATACAGCTCTTGGAACCATAACATGCCTGCCGTCACCTTTTGGTGATGGGCGGTGACTGGGTGGGCCACGGCGACAAAAGCCTGTAGAGGAGGGGGTGGACCCGAGGCCTGGCCTCCCGCGGCCCCGTCAGCCCCCGCGGCCCCCTCGGTGGGAGCTGCAGCCCTGCCGGCGCATCCCTGGTTTCCCGCATCAGTCGCGGAATCCCGCGAGCCCCCTGCTCCGCCCTCCCCTCCGTCCTGCGTCTGGGCCGAGGCGTGCCGGGTCGGGGCGACGCAGGTCCCGAGCTGCTGCCCGCCTGCCGGCTCCGTCACCTCTGGGAGGGGCACGGCCGCCGCAGGGACACGGGTCCTCCCTCCAGAGCCCTGGGGTCAGGGGAGCCGGCGGGAGCTCCAGGCAGGTGACACGCCCTCATGGGGTCCTCGGAGCCTCTACGTCCTCTTCTTGCCTTTTCAGTgctggctccctctctcccatcttCTTGCCGATTCAGTgctggctccctctctcccatcttCTTGCCGGTTCAGTgctggctccctctctcccatctcCGTCCCAAATGCCTGCAGGCTCCTGCCTGCTGAGCCACGGCCTGGAAAGTGGCTGGGGGCCGGGGAGCCGGTCCACCAGAGCGGCCTGTGCGTGCTGTGACCAGCCTGCGGCCCAGTCCCCCTCCACTCCGGCCTCACACGGCTCGCAGGGCGTCCAGCGGCCCCCCCGGGCCTCAGTCCCTACCCTCCTGCCGTCCACGCACTCTCACTCTCCCGCCACGCCTGCCCTGCCTCACTCCGGGCCCCACGTCTCCTGGTGCCTGGGCCGCACCTCTGCGCGCGTGGGCGTCCATCTGCGGGTTCTCGTGACGCCCCTCCTCCCGGGGCAGGTGCAGCGGCTCTTCCCTCTCTGTTTACAGCCAGTTTGAGGCACAAGGGTTGTGTCTGGAAGGACCAGCGCGTGGGATGGGCGGCCCTGCCCGCTGGCTCCCCCCATGGCCCCACGGCGGGTCCCCTGGTGCCCCCGCCCCTCCTGGGGATCCCCATCCACATGGAGGGCGGGCTCAGCCAGGGGAAGTCAACTGAGCAGAGGTTCTCGGAAACCGAGGACAGAAGGGGGGCCCTGCAGCCTCATGGGCCGCAGCCGAGGGCAGGGGGAGCGCTGTCGGCGGAGGAGCAGAGCTGCTGCCAGGGGCCCTGCCCTGGCCGAAGAATGGCTCAATTCTTGGGAGGTGGTCACATGGAGTAAACCTACTGAGAATTTCCTTCACAGACTCACGTGCTCGTACGGCCGGCTCACTCGGCCCAAGACAGGCTGTGAGCGTCTCGAGAGTCAGTGCCGGGTTTTAGATTAAAAACCTGCCCGAGTTTGTTTTCCAGCAGCTCATAAACACAGAACTTAGAAACTGTGCCCCGTGAGCTACAGGCAGCTCTGTGTGTGTCCTCTTAGTTATCAACCGTGAGGACACTTCCGATTTCAGATGCAGATCACGAGCTAAAAGTACCACTTTTCACTTGCTTTCAGTCCGTCTTTGCTTTTTGGCCCTACGTTCTTCCTGGAGGCCCCTCGTCTCCAGGTGTCATTCAGCGGGCCCAGGGCAGGGACACCTGTTGGGGGAGCCGCCTCATGCACAGATGAAGGTGCCTGGCGTTTTCTGAAGTGGGGAGGCCCATCCTCACCTGCGTGGGCACGCGGGgtgagaagaagggaaggaagcagacgGGTGACACCGCTGGCACCGAGGGGACGTGTAACCAGGACACTTGCAGGCCGGGGGTGGGTGGCCACCTGGCTCAAGACTGCACGGGCGGCGCCTGTGGGCTTGCAGGGGAGCTGGGGGATCTCATTTGGGGACGCTCAGCAGGTGACTGCCTGCCCCGGCGGCAGGGCAGCCGGTCAGACCTGCTCGAAGCCCAGCCGGGTATCCCGAGGACGTCGGTGGGGGCGGCCGTCCTGCCCTGCCCAGGTCCCGGTGCTGCTCCTGCAGgatgccctgcccctcccccgccgcctGCGGTCCCCCCACTTCCCTTTGTGCTCTGGTTTTGCAAGTGCAGGAATCTGGAAACAagactctcctccccccaccccaggccatgTGAGGAGGGGGCCTGAGAACAATGGCTTGGCTCCCACCCTCCACACAGGctcgggctgggctgggctgtctTTCCAGTTACCAGCTCTGTTCACTTCCTTCCCGAGAAAGAGGAACTGGAACGGCTGCCAGCGCAGAGACCAGGATTCCAGGAAGGGCCCTCTCTACGGTCCTGTCCCTCCCAGAGGCAGGAGAGAAGAGGCCAGGTAGGCCCTGAGTGGCCGGGCTCCTTCTCTCCGGTGCCTCGGTGGGCCATCCTTGGTGGTGCCGAATGTGGAGCGCTTGGCGGTTTTCATTCTGAAAGCTGCCACATTCTCCCCAAGTGGCAGGATTAATAATCCAACTTCTGATGACCCCGTCACCTGCTGCAGCCCTCTCAGCTCCAGGGGTCAGGACGAGCAAGGACCCCAGTGGCCTCTCGCCCAGGCTGGCCTTAGGAACAGGCTGATCCTGTCGCCCTGTCCTTGGGGCCTTCCTGACACCTCCTGGTCAGAGCTGCCCACGCTGCTGCCCGCTGGGCCCCTCGAGGCTCCCGGGCCTGCCCTCTTCTGCACCCtcactccctcccccctcccctcccctcccaccctgctggctcccctgctgctgctgctctgtCCCATCCGCTGTCCTGTCCTCCCGGCTCTGTCCCATCCGCCTGCCCTCCTGCCTCACCTCCTCCGGGCCCGCCTCCAGACTCGCTGGCCGGGGCGGCCGCCTTCCTCTCGTGCTTTCGCTGCGTCTCCACTCTCCAAACCTCCCCCACGCCTCCTCCGGCACCAGCACCCAGTTGCAGCGCCCGCACCAGGCCTCGTCCACGACCCCTTCATCAGATGAGACGAGGAGTGGCCCCGACCTCCTGTCCTCCCACAGGACTACACCCAGGGGCCCTCCGTGGACCCCCACTCCTGCCAGCCCGGCTGGGTCCCAGTTCCGTGCCCGAACGTCTCTCTCCTGCCTGGTCGGGGTCCTAGCCTCCACCCAGGGCCCCTGCCTGACCTCCCTCCGCTGGGCCCAGGGAACATACAGGTGTGTGCGCGGTACGTCCACCCAGAGACGACCCAGTTGCTCTCGGATCCCAGCCTGCGGTTGCCTCTCTTCTGCGGCAGGCGTGCCAAGCCAGGGCTGCAACCAGCCTCGGTCCACGGAGCAGGGGCGCGCTGATGCGTGCAGGCGCGTTGCCTCGGGGATCACAGCGATGCTGGCCGCAGGACCGCCGAGCCCTGATCATCTGCTCGGCCGGCGTGTGGCCCTGGGCCGGGGGAGCGGGATGGTCGGCACCCGTGTCCTGGCCCGGCAGAGAAGCGGGAAGCAGCTCCGCAGGCCGGCACTGGCACGTGCCTCGGGCTGTCCGCGGTGGTCCAGTGACGGCTTTATCCTGCTCCTCCTATAAGGGGGTTGATTACTGAGCTAAAGGTGACTTGCATCCCCGCCGTGGGAGGGTTTTGTCTCTCTGGTTCCTGATGACGCTCCTGAAGCAGCAGCCTTGGCGCTGCAAGCACGGCGGCCTTCCCAGCGTCCGCTCCCCTGCCTGGTCCCGGCGTGGCTGCGATGCCGCGGGCGTCTGGCCAGTCTCGCTCGAGGGGATGGCGAGGTCTTTAGCTTCGGGCCAGGGTGGTTCCAGGCTTGGGGCCAGcagtggagaggagagaggagggcggCCAGCCTGGCAGAGCAGAGAGTACCTCGCCCGCGGGAGGGCACCGCCGGCCTGAGACTCCGGGGTGGAGGTCATCTCCCTGGGCCGGGGCGGAGGGCTCAGCTGACTCAGAACGTCGCCCCTGACACTGAAGCACCTGCTCAGGGTCTTTCTCTGCAGGCTTGGCTGCATGCGTGGCACAGGAGGGTAGCCCTGGGAGAGGCTGGAGCTCAAAAATCATGCTTCTTTCAGAGAATCTGAGAGGACCAGGAAGTCGGGCAGCGTTGGGCCCGATGAACGAGCTGGGCTGCGCGTGgcctgctggggctgctgctttgTGAGTGTGATGGGGAGCTCTCAGGCCTCCCTGCCCACCCGCTGCATGTGGGGCACCGGGGGCTGAGGGAAGCCTTTAAGGGAACAAAGCCGAGCTCACCACTCCTGCAGCACAGGGGGTCCCCTGTCGGACCCCAGTGGCCTTGCCCTCTGGAGGGAACCAGGCTGAGGCCCCAAGGCCAGAGGTTCATGGTCAGACAAGCTGGCGTCCACCTGTGGTATTTGGGCAGCGGCACTGCCACTGACCTCAAGCTAGCCCGTCAGAAGGGCATGGTGATAGGGCGGCCACCTCCAATGGGGCAGGCGGGGCGAGCCCTGCTCGGGGCTGCTGGATGTGGAAGTAGTGGTTTTGTCTCCACGGGAGGCCCAGGGCACGGAGCCGTTTCGGGGCTCTGTCCCACCCGCACCCGTTTCTGAGGACTCAGCTGTCTCTAGAGCCCCCTCTCTTCCTTGACTGTCACTCATCACAGATGTTCCTCTGCATAGAAGTACTGATAGTTTTCTTCCAAGATCCTCTCTGGGTTCCAATGATTATCTTTCAAGAAGACGTTCTCCCAGACTCGCCAACTTCCAGCCCTGGGAAGGCTCAGCCAGCCCGTGGTCACGCTGTGTGCCCCTCGGGTGGGAGCTCCCCCGGTTGTGCAGGGTGGGAGGCTCGCCGCGTGGCACTGAAGAGCTGTCTGCTCCAGGCTCGGGCGGGGAGGAGCGGAGACACCACGAGAGGGAAACCCACGGCCGCCTGGCTCCAAGGTGGACGCCGACATGAGTGCAGAGTGTGCGGCGCTGGCCCGAGCGCCCCAGGGCAGCTCTCCTGCTGTCTTGAATTCCGGAGAAGATGGTCCCCGGCTCTGCTCTGGGCCCTGAGCAGGCACCTCCAGGACGTCTGCCGGCTCTCTCTGGCAGCCAGGAGGCCCTGTGGCCTGGGTGGGTGCCGGGCCGTGCTGACTGGAGTCACATGTGGGCAGAGAGGGTCTTGCGGGACACGGGCTTAGTGTGGAGGCCCCCTCTAGGTGGCGTGGCTGGGCCTCAGGAAAGGTGAGCTGACAGGCCACGCCTCTGCTCAGCGGCCTAGGAAGCCCTGAAGCCCAGGAGGGGCCGTGGTGTCCGGGGCAGCAGCTCCCCCCCAATGATTGGTGACTGGGGGGCCCTGGTGGGGGACTGGCCACAGGCCTGGTCAATGGAGCGGAACAGCCGGGGCCAGGTGTGAAGCGGTGCCCACCTGGGGACCTCGGGGCCCCAGGGCGCATGTCCAAGCCCTGCTGCACCAAGGGCCCTGCTTTTATACTTTGAGAAAGCGGCTCGGATGCGCCCCCTGGCCTGACTCAGTCCTCCCCTCGGGAGGGACCCACGCTGCCTGCTGAGAGCTCTTGCTCGAGGGCTGCGGAGGGAACCAAGCAGTGGCCTGTGAGCTGGGCCGAGGGGCCGACACCAGGACTCCACGTGGTTGAGGACCGGGCTCCCTGGGCACCCTGCTCACAGCTGCCTGGCTTTGGTCCCTGGGTCAGGAGGTTGTCGGGAGGGTGGGGTGAGTGCGGTCGGCGGATGAGCCTGGCCCGTCCCGGCGTGGGCAGTAGGGCCGCGGCTCCTCACCCTCCTCCACATTCCGTTACCGCAGAGGAAGCTGCTGCGTGAACTCTCGCTCAGACTCTCTACCAGCTGACACGTGGGGAGAGgaagctgggggagaggggacagAGGGCTTGAGCGTGGTCACAGGCCCAGTGTGAGTGCTCACGGGGAGAGGCTGCGGGCCCCATCAGACCCCACATCACAGCTGAGGCCTCGGTGACAACACAGGCAGCGAGGCTCTGGGGCTGCGCtcgctgagctggggtctcctcccCGACGGCGCCCCTGCTTACAGATGCTCCGCGGTCCCTTCTTTCATTCTCTGCTGGCAAGGACCGCACGTCAGTTGGGCTAGCTGCTGGAAGTGTTTTGAGGCCAGATGTCAGCGTctttcttccttgattttttttttttaaaaagagcccaGAACGGTATAAACCAACCCTTCCAAAGTGAATGTCCACAGGTAACTAAAA contains these protein-coding regions:
- the GPR146 gene encoding probable G-protein coupled receptor 146, whose product is MWSCPLNGTGGEDQLPCQHVQRALSALSLLYLLVGVPLGLGYNALLLLVNLHDPGGMTMPDVYFANMAAAGLVLSALAPAHLLGPGAAGWAVWDVGSEVHVTLLVLFNVAALVTLYSTALLGLDCYIERALPRTYMSSVYNTRHVCGFVWGGALLTGFSSLLFYICSHVAARLAECSQVRDTEAADAIMLLSGYLVPGLAVLYALVLLTRIRKEDTPLDRDAGQPDPSAHRLLVATVCVQFGLWTPHYLTLLGRTVLAARGRPVDGHHLGTLLLAEDLSRFLAFASSAVVPLLYRHIDRNFPGKLRRLMKKLQRGHQSCSLDEAGAQPAMA